One part of the Synechococcus sp. UW179A genome encodes these proteins:
- the groL gene encoding chaperonin GroEL (60 kDa chaperone family; promotes refolding of misfolded polypeptides especially under stressful conditions; forms two stacked rings of heptamers to form a barrel-shaped 14mer; ends can be capped by GroES; misfolded proteins enter the barrel where they are refolded when GroES binds): protein MAKLLSFSDESRASLERGMNALADAVRVTIGPRGRNVVLEKSFGAPDIINDGDTIAKEIELEDPFENIGAKLIQQVASKTKDKAGDGTTTATVLAQAMVEEGLRNTAAGASPIELRRGMEAAVEHVVKGLSERSQAVSGDAIRQVATVSAGGDEEVGQMVKEAMDKVSVDGVITVEESKSLATELDVTEGMAFDRGYSSPYFVTDGDRQICEFDNALLLLTDRKVSAVADLVPVLEAVQQSGSPLVVLAEEVDGEALATLVVNKNRGVLQVAAVRAPSFGERRKAALADIAILTGGTVISEDRAMTLEKVTLADLGRVRRITISKESTTIVAGEESRNAVAERVASIRRELDNTESEYDREKLSERIAKLAGGVAVIKVGAPTETELKNRKLRIEDALNATRAAVEEGIVAGGGSTLLQLAGTLDSVAAELQGDRRTGVEIVQRALNAPLKQIAINAGANGDIVVEQVQRSGQGFNAVTGNYEDLLQAGILDAAKVVRLGLQDAVSIASLLITTEVVVADKPEPPAPPAAGGDPMGGMGGMGGMGGMGMPGMM from the coding sequence ATGGCCAAGCTTCTCAGTTTTTCGGATGAATCCCGCGCTTCGCTGGAGCGAGGCATGAATGCTCTCGCCGATGCCGTGCGTGTCACCATCGGCCCGCGCGGTCGCAATGTGGTGCTTGAGAAGTCATTCGGAGCACCCGACATCATCAATGACGGCGACACGATCGCGAAGGAGATCGAGCTCGAGGATCCCTTCGAAAACATCGGCGCCAAACTGATTCAGCAGGTGGCTTCGAAAACCAAGGACAAAGCTGGAGACGGCACCACCACAGCAACCGTTCTGGCGCAGGCCATGGTGGAGGAAGGTCTCCGCAATACGGCAGCTGGCGCCAGCCCGATCGAACTTCGCCGCGGCATGGAAGCTGCTGTTGAGCACGTGGTTAAAGGCCTGTCTGAGCGCAGCCAGGCCGTCAGTGGAGATGCCATCCGTCAGGTGGCGACAGTCAGCGCCGGCGGCGATGAGGAGGTGGGCCAGATGGTGAAAGAAGCGATGGACAAGGTCAGCGTCGACGGAGTGATCACCGTCGAGGAATCCAAATCGCTGGCCACTGAGCTTGATGTCACCGAAGGCATGGCCTTCGACCGTGGCTACAGCTCCCCTTATTTCGTCACCGACGGTGACCGTCAGATCTGTGAATTCGATAACGCACTGTTGCTGCTAACTGACCGCAAAGTGAGCGCGGTGGCCGACCTGGTGCCAGTACTAGAAGCCGTTCAGCAGTCCGGCTCTCCCCTGGTGGTTTTGGCCGAAGAGGTGGATGGGGAAGCTCTGGCCACCCTCGTGGTGAACAAGAACCGCGGCGTTCTACAGGTTGCTGCTGTTCGCGCTCCATCGTTTGGTGAGCGCCGCAAAGCTGCTCTAGCAGACATCGCCATCCTCACCGGCGGCACAGTGATCAGTGAAGACAGGGCGATGACGCTGGAGAAGGTCACACTCGCCGATCTCGGCCGCGTCCGCAGAATCACGATCAGCAAAGAAAGCACCACGATCGTTGCCGGCGAGGAAAGCCGTAACGCAGTAGCTGAGCGGGTGGCCTCCATTCGACGTGAACTCGACAACACCGAATCGGAATACGACCGGGAGAAGCTCAGCGAACGCATTGCCAAACTTGCTGGTGGCGTTGCCGTGATCAAGGTTGGAGCACCCACCGAAACTGAGCTCAAAAACCGCAAGTTGCGCATCGAGGATGCCCTTAATGCAACGCGGGCAGCTGTTGAGGAAGGCATTGTTGCCGGTGGTGGTTCCACACTGTTGCAACTGGCAGGAACCCTTGATTCCGTCGCTGCTGAGCTGCAGGGAGATCGGCGAACAGGCGTGGAGATTGTTCAGCGCGCCTTGAACGCTCCCCTCAAGCAAATCGCCATCAACGCAGGTGCCAACGGGGACATCGTGGTGGAGCAGGTGCAACGCTCCGGCCAGGGCTTCAATGCCGTGACCGGCAATTACGAGGATTTACTGCAGGCAGGTATTCTTGATGCCGCCAAGGTGGTTCGCCTTGGACTTCAGGACGCTGTTTCGATTGCATCACTGCTAATCACAACTGAAGTGGTTGTGGCCGACAAACCTGAGCCTCCTGCACCGCCAGCAGCCGGCGGTGATCCCATGGGTGGCATGGGCGGTATGGGTGGCATGGGTGGCATGGGAATGCCCGGGATGATGTAG
- a CDS encoding N-acetylmannosamine-6-phosphate 2-epimerase, with protein MVVSSRNRLSRDHLQGGLIVSVQAPEGSPMRHPDVIAAMAEASLRNGAIGVRLESPEHIGAVRERCPDALIVGLWKRSFPDSSVYITPRWEELRAVWGAGADVIALDATARKRPSGQALETLIQLARTELGATLMADVDSVENGLRAAALGCDWVGTTLFGYTEDTAQLSPPAMNLLHPLREQLPSSILLVCEGGIASAVNAADAIEGGADVVVVGTAITGVDLQVAAYCRHLERQTV; from the coding sequence ATGGTCGTCTCGTCCAGGAATCGCTTGTCTCGCGATCATCTCCAGGGAGGCCTGATTGTTTCTGTTCAGGCCCCCGAGGGGTCTCCAATGCGTCATCCTGATGTGATCGCCGCTATGGCCGAAGCCAGTCTTCGCAACGGTGCTATCGGTGTCAGGCTGGAGAGTCCTGAGCATATCGGAGCTGTTCGGGAGCGTTGTCCGGATGCTCTGATCGTTGGTCTGTGGAAACGCTCTTTCCCCGATAGTTCGGTCTACATCACTCCTCGTTGGGAGGAGCTGAGAGCTGTCTGGGGGGCTGGTGCTGATGTGATTGCGCTGGATGCAACCGCCCGCAAGCGGCCCTCAGGCCAAGCGCTTGAGACGCTGATCCAATTAGCGAGAACAGAGCTCGGTGCAACCTTGATGGCGGATGTCGACAGTGTTGAAAACGGCCTGAGGGCTGCGGCTCTGGGATGTGATTGGGTTGGGACGACCCTGTTTGGATACACAGAAGACACTGCACAGCTCTCTCCGCCGGCCATGAACCTGTTACATCCTTTGAGAGAGCAGCTTCCCTCCTCAATCCTGCTGGTTTGCGAGGGAGGCATCGCTTCGGCTGTAAACGCAGCTGATGCCATCGAGGGCGGGGCGGACGTGGTCGTTGTCGGAACAGCCATCACTGGTGTTGATCTTCAGGTGGCGGCCTATTGCAGGCACTTGGAAAGGCAGACTGTCTAA
- a CDS encoding ABC transporter permease, with protein sequence MTSPALGTNSSNSDNGSAFAELLQETFALTRRLFLQLQRRPSTLVAGVLQPLIWLVLFGALFSRAPEGLLPGGMSYGRFLGAGVIVFTAFSAALNAGLPVMFDREFGFLNRLLVAPLRSRSSIVLASVIYITTLSLVQSLAIMLTASLLGYGWPGAAGLLLVVLTLLLLVFAVTALSLGLAFALPGHIELIAVIFVANLPLLFASTALAPLSFMPPWLGWLASLNPLTFAIEPIRAAYAGPLDLSSVLLEAPYGSVTGTTCLLVLTLLTAALFLLIRPLLNRKLA encoded by the coding sequence ATGACCAGTCCTGCCCTCGGTACAAATTCCTCAAACTCCGACAACGGATCGGCGTTTGCTGAGCTTCTCCAGGAAACCTTCGCTCTGACGCGACGTCTGTTCCTTCAGCTGCAACGGCGTCCATCCACATTGGTGGCCGGTGTGCTCCAACCATTGATCTGGTTGGTTCTGTTTGGTGCTTTGTTCTCACGCGCACCAGAGGGGTTGCTGCCAGGTGGCATGAGCTATGGCCGTTTTCTGGGAGCCGGGGTGATTGTGTTCACCGCCTTCAGTGCTGCGCTCAATGCAGGGCTTCCAGTGATGTTCGACCGTGAATTCGGTTTCCTAAACCGTCTTTTGGTCGCTCCGCTACGCAGTCGCAGTTCAATTGTTCTGGCCTCGGTCATCTACATCACGACGTTGAGTCTTGTGCAGAGCCTGGCGATCATGCTCACCGCATCTTTGCTCGGTTATGGCTGGCCAGGCGCTGCTGGTCTTCTGCTGGTGGTGCTCACGTTGCTGCTGCTGGTGTTCGCAGTCACAGCTCTGAGCCTTGGATTGGCGTTCGCCCTGCCAGGACACATCGAATTGATTGCAGTGATCTTTGTGGCCAACCTGCCTCTGCTGTTCGCAAGCACGGCGCTGGCCCCTCTGAGTTTCATGCCTCCCTGGCTGGGCTGGCTTGCATCGCTAAATCCCCTTACCTTCGCGATTGAACCCATTCGTGCCGCTTATGCCGGCCCGCTTGATCTGTCATCGGTTCTGCTGGAAGCGCCCTATGGCTCCGTCACCGGCACCACCTGCCTTCTGGTGTTGACGCTGTTGACGGCCGCGTTGTTCCTGTTGATCCGCCCGTTGCTCAATCGCAAGCTTGCCTGA
- a CDS encoding ATP-binding cassette domain-containing protein produces the protein MSLLELDQLEKSYGTVSALSGLSLSVPSGCLYGLLGPNGAGKTTALRILATLLAPDQGRVVVAGVDALQEPRTVRQLMGYVAQEVAIDKILTGRELLALQGDLYHLPRQDRNNRIDQLVDRMSMGDWIDRRCGTYSGGMRRRLDLASGLLHQPQLLVLDEPTVGLDIESRAVIWEVLRDLRDQGTTILLSSHYLEEVEALADRMAIIDAGRVIAEGPPEALKRELGGDRVTLRVREFSDQLEAERVRQLLEVVDGVRRIVINRAQGYSLNLVVDGEHVLAALKQRLASEAFDVFSLSQSRPSLDDVYLQATGRTLMDAELAVAGQRDPKQERRQSMR, from the coding sequence ATGTCACTGCTTGAGCTGGATCAACTGGAAAAGTCCTATGGGACCGTTTCGGCTCTGAGCGGACTCAGTTTGTCGGTTCCTTCCGGCTGCCTCTACGGATTGCTTGGACCGAATGGAGCCGGAAAAACCACTGCATTGCGCATCTTGGCCACACTGCTTGCCCCTGATCAAGGCCGCGTCGTTGTTGCAGGGGTGGACGCACTTCAGGAGCCTCGAACGGTTCGCCAACTGATGGGCTACGTGGCTCAGGAGGTGGCGATTGACAAGATCCTCACCGGCCGCGAGCTTCTGGCACTCCAGGGAGATCTCTACCATCTGCCACGGCAGGACAGGAATAATCGGATTGATCAACTGGTGGATCGGATGTCGATGGGCGATTGGATCGATCGTCGCTGCGGTACCTATTCCGGAGGGATGCGACGGCGTCTGGATCTTGCTTCTGGTCTATTGCACCAACCGCAGCTGCTTGTTCTGGATGAGCCGACAGTCGGACTCGATATCGAAAGTCGCGCTGTGATCTGGGAGGTGCTTCGGGACCTGCGCGATCAGGGAACCACGATCCTGCTGAGCAGTCATTACCTCGAGGAAGTGGAGGCTCTTGCTGATCGGATGGCGATCATCGATGCCGGTCGTGTGATTGCAGAGGGTCCCCCGGAAGCCCTGAAACGTGAGCTCGGTGGAGATCGGGTGACTCTGAGAGTCCGCGAATTCAGTGATCAGCTAGAAGCGGAACGCGTTCGTCAACTTCTCGAAGTGGTGGACGGCGTCAGGCGGATCGTGATTAATCGCGCTCAGGGTTATTCACTCAATCTCGTTGTCGATGGTGAGCATGTGCTTGCAGCGCTGAAGCAACGGTTGGCGAGTGAGGCTTTCGACGTGTTCTCCCTTTCACAGAGTCGTCCCAGCCTCGACGATGTGTATCTGCAGGCCACGGGCCGCACGCTGATGGATGCCGAGCTTGCCGTTGCAGGTCAGCGCGATCCCAAACAAGAGCGACGCCAGTCGATGCGTTGA